A section of the Phacochoerus africanus isolate WHEZ1 chromosome 4, ROS_Pafr_v1, whole genome shotgun sequence genome encodes:
- the NR2C2AP gene encoding nuclear receptor 2C2-associated protein — protein MTHSLVCPETVSKVSSVLNRNYRQFGKKHLFDQDEETCWNSDQGPSQWIILEFPQRICVSQLQIQFQGGFSSRQGRLEGSQGSEALAKIVDFYPEDNNSLQTFPVPAAEVDRLKVTFEDTTDFFGRVVIYHLRVLGEKKV, from the exons ATGACCCACTCTTTGGTTTGCCCAGAGACTGTTAGCAA GGTAAGTTCTGTGTTGAATCGTAACTACCGGCAGTTTGGAAAGAAACACCTGTTTGACCAGGATGAGGAGACGTGCTGGAACTCAGACCAG GGCCCCTCCCAGTGGATAATACTGGAGTTTCCCCAGCGCATCTGTGTCTCCCAACTGCAGATCCAGTTCCAGGGGGGCTTCTCCAGTCGCCAGGGTCGCCTGGAAG gttcccaggggagtgaggctCTTGCTAAGATTGTGGACTTTTACCCTGAGGACAACAACTCGCTTCAG ACATTCCCTGTGCCAGCTGCTGAGGTAGACCGGCtgaaggtgacatttgaggaCACCACTGATTTCTTTGGCCGAGTGGTCATCTACCACCTGCGGGTACTAGGGGAGAAGAAAGTATGA